The Paenibacillus sp. BIC5C1 DNA segment CGCGTTCAACAAAACGATGTTTGCCCAATACACTACCAAATCCTATTCTTATGTCAGTGTAGTGGAACTGAGCAATTATCTTGGCAAAGAGGGCGAAGACCCTATGCAGAACCCTGAAATCATTGCTCGTCTCAAACCGGTTCTGCCACAGCGTCAATACATCTGCTTCTACCCGATGAACAAAAAACGCGAGCTGAACGACAACTGGTACATGCTGTCGATGGACGAGCGTCGTACGATGATGCGCAGCCACGGCATGATTGGCCGCAGTTACGCTGGCAAAGTGAAACAAATCATTACCGGTTCCGTCGGTTTCGACGACTGGGAATGGGGCGTTACGTTGTTTGCGGATGATGCACTTCAGTTCAAGAAGCTCGTTTACGAGATGCGCTTTGACGAAGTCAGTGCCCGTTATGGCGAATTCGGCTCTTTCTATGTAGGAAGTCTGCTGAACGAAGGAACATTGGAAGAGATGCTCAAGCTATAAATCGGATAAATCACAAAAGCACCGCAACTCCTCCATTAAGAAGAGGTCAGCGGTGCTTTTACTTTTTTGAATGAATATGAAATGTTCAATATGGATGACTCAGGTTCCTTTGGATAACGTGAATGCTAATCCTGTTCCTCTTCATCAACCGCTTTCAGAGATTCCAAAAACTCAGCTGTTGCCCGGTCACGGTCACGTCCCTTCTCCT contains these protein-coding regions:
- the hemQ gene encoding hydrogen peroxide-dependent heme synthase → MNEAASTLEGWYALHDFRSINWAAWKAADDEERAVALDELQAFWKEWKAVEDSSKGSTVVYTVVGQKADLVMMHLRETLEDLKAVENAFNKTMFAQYTTKSYSYVSVVELSNYLGKEGEDPMQNPEIIARLKPVLPQRQYICFYPMNKKRELNDNWYMLSMDERRTMMRSHGMIGRSYAGKVKQIITGSVGFDDWEWGVTLFADDALQFKKLVYEMRFDEVSARYGEFGSFYVGSLLNEGTLEEMLKL